A window of the Planktothrix tepida PCC 9214 genome harbors these coding sequences:
- a CDS encoding glycosyltransferase has product MSLSYALVHEWLTPLATGGSELVVQEILNHIEADVYALIDFESTNPDSYLYQRTIGTTFLQQFPQARSGVQKYLPLLPLAIEQLDVRDYDVILSSSHAVAKGVLTSPHQLHLCYCHTPMRYAWDLTFDYLNSSLAGKGLQGVLTRYLLHRLRQWDVISANRVDYFIANSKHTARRIWRCYRRPATVIYPPVQVERFEFQPQKQDFYLTVCRLVSYKKISLIVQAFNRLGYPLVVIGTGPDLKAIQQLAKPNVQVLGWQPNEVVDQYMRDAKAFVYASCEDFGMALVEAQACGTPVIAYGAGGALETVRDLRQYPDSATGLLFPAQTEEALVETLEAFEESRGRFNPDIARLNASGFNPKQFQEHYLGFVEHCLQQFQSGNIS; this is encoded by the coding sequence GTGTCGTTAAGCTATGCACTGGTTCATGAATGGTTAACACCCTTGGCGACGGGTGGTTCAGAACTTGTTGTGCAGGAAATTCTCAACCATATTGAAGCGGATGTTTACGCGCTGATTGATTTTGAATCCACAAACCCTGACAGCTATTTGTATCAACGTACCATTGGCACAACCTTTCTTCAACAGTTTCCCCAGGCGCGTTCTGGGGTGCAGAAATATTTGCCTTTACTTCCCCTCGCCATTGAACAACTCGATGTCCGAGATTATGATGTGATCCTCTCGTCTTCCCATGCCGTTGCTAAAGGAGTGCTGACCAGTCCCCATCAACTGCATCTGTGTTACTGCCATACCCCAATGCGCTACGCCTGGGATTTAACCTTTGACTATCTCAACAGTAGTTTAGCAGGAAAAGGGCTACAAGGGGTGTTAACGCGCTATCTACTACATCGTTTGCGGCAGTGGGATGTAATCTCAGCGAACCGAGTGGATTATTTTATTGCCAATTCTAAACATACGGCTCGACGGATTTGGCGGTGTTATCGTCGGCCAGCTACGGTGATTTATCCCCCAGTGCAGGTGGAAAGATTTGAGTTTCAGCCGCAAAAACAAGATTTTTACTTAACCGTTTGTCGTTTGGTAAGTTATAAAAAAATCTCATTGATTGTGCAAGCGTTCAATCGCCTCGGATACCCTTTAGTGGTGATTGGCACCGGCCCCGATTTAAAGGCGATTCAACAACTGGCAAAACCCAATGTTCAGGTCTTAGGATGGCAGCCCAATGAAGTAGTAGACCAGTATATGAGGGATGCTAAAGCCTTTGTCTATGCCTCCTGTGAGGATTTTGGCATGGCCTTAGTAGAAGCTCAAGCTTGTGGTACTCCTGTGATTGCTTACGGTGCGGGAGGTGCTTTGGAAACGGTGCGAGATCTGCGACAATATCCAGATTCGGCAACGGGTTTACTGTTTCCCGCCCAAACCGAGGAGGCATTGGTAGAGACTTTAGAAGCGTTTGAGGAGTCTAGGGGAAGGTTTAACCCTGATATAGCTCGATTAAACGCCTCTGGGTTCAACCCGAAACAATTCCAAGAGCATTATTTGGGATTCGTGGAGCATTGCTTGCAACAATTTCAATCGGGAAATATCAGCTAA
- a CDS encoding ATP-binding protein encodes MMLEEKLSQESFTGHVNSLFPDLETWKNTTFDLKVWHDKQNPKSSPSTDPSETPLERREIFEAIAEATPIPIIISRLSDGLILYANVMSSNLFGFSLKLLKTIKTLDFYLFPLDRQKLIEKVIAEGYVHNYELQVKKMNGTPFWVMGSFQILLFQGERAILSIFHDITERKQAEQTLQVSTERLHRQNVALRDLSREQTRNCDHLDIAIRQITETAANTLEVDRVSVWLNSSIRYAILKTEQSPEFIPKFNVESGIEKQGLDWICLDLYERQTHHHSPEDLSLVNHCFTHCSTPINPQPAPFSPERSFPLDLSSVDRSISSESYLDDLPYSQRNRLDVPIWLGGKIIGFICVEYPSNQQKCNLEDRTFIDSLANLVALAIERFERRKAEQALAQVKAELEIRVKKRTTELQDAIQQLRTEMIERLKVESILQTALDQAQTANQAKSTFLANMSHELRTPLHAIIGFSDLLLEEVLDRGINDLLPDVQKIRQSGSHLLTMINEILDLCKVESGRMPLNVETFEVASLIHDVVTTLQPLADQNQNTMQICCKNNLDLMEGDMGKIRQIFYNLLSNALKFTQKGKVTLTLNREHNGDLDWICFQVSDTGIGISLEQQQTLFQAFTQVDNSFSRQYGGTGLGLTVTHHFCKMMGGQIKVSSKLGVGSTFTVYLPTSLPGLS; translated from the coding sequence ATGATGCTAGAAGAAAAACTTTCCCAAGAATCTTTTACGGGTCACGTCAACTCCCTATTCCCAGACCTTGAAACCTGGAAAAATACAACCTTTGATCTCAAAGTCTGGCATGACAAACAAAACCCGAAATCCTCCCCGTCTACTGACCCTTCTGAAACCCCATTAGAACGGCGAGAAATCTTTGAAGCGATCGCAGAAGCCACCCCTATTCCGATTATTATTAGTCGCTTATCCGATGGCTTAATTTTATATGCCAATGTCATGTCCAGTAATTTATTTGGTTTTTCGCTGAAGCTTCTCAAAACGATTAAAACCCTTGACTTTTATCTCTTTCCTTTAGATCGGCAAAAATTAATTGAAAAAGTCATAGCGGAAGGCTATGTTCATAACTATGAACTGCAAGTCAAAAAAATGAATGGAACCCCCTTTTGGGTTATGGGTTCTTTCCAGATTTTACTCTTTCAAGGAGAACGAGCGATACTCTCGATTTTCCATGATATTACAGAACGAAAACAAGCCGAACAAACCCTACAAGTCAGTACAGAACGTCTACATCGTCAAAATGTTGCTCTGCGGGATTTAAGTCGAGAACAAACCCGCAATTGTGATCATCTGGATATTGCCATTCGCCAAATTACTGAAACCGCAGCCAATACATTAGAAGTAGATCGCGTCAGTGTTTGGCTTAATAGTAGCATTCGTTATGCTATCTTAAAAACAGAACAATCTCCTGAATTCATTCCTAAATTTAACGTTGAATCTGGGATAGAAAAGCAGGGTTTAGATTGGATTTGTTTAGATTTGTATGAACGTCAAACCCATCACCATTCCCCGGAAGATTTATCCCTTGTTAATCATTGTTTTACCCATTGTTCAACTCCGATTAATCCTCAACCTGCACCTTTTTCTCCTGAGCGTTCATTTCCTCTCGATTTATCATCAGTTGATCGATCTATTTCTTCTGAATCTTACCTGGATGATCTTCCCTATTCCCAGAGAAACCGTTTAGATGTACCGATTTGGTTGGGGGGGAAAATTATTGGGTTTATCTGTGTAGAATATCCCAGTAATCAACAGAAATGTAATCTTGAAGATCGAACTTTTATTGATTCCTTAGCGAATTTAGTTGCCTTAGCCATTGAACGATTTGAACGCCGAAAAGCTGAACAAGCTCTAGCCCAGGTGAAGGCAGAATTAGAAATCAGAGTTAAAAAACGCACGACAGAATTACAAGATGCAATTCAACAATTGCGAACTGAAATGATTGAACGGTTGAAGGTTGAATCTATTTTACAAACCGCTTTAGATCAAGCTCAAACTGCTAACCAAGCCAAAAGTACCTTTTTAGCGAATATGAGTCATGAGTTAAGAACACCGTTACACGCTATTATTGGGTTTAGTGATTTATTACTGGAAGAAGTTTTAGATCGTGGGATTAATGATTTATTACCCGATGTACAGAAAATTCGTCAGTCGGGTTCCCATTTACTCACCATGATTAATGAAATCTTGGATTTATGTAAAGTAGAATCGGGGCGAATGCCTTTGAATGTGGAAACCTTTGAAGTCGCTAGTTTGATTCATGACGTGGTGACCACCTTACAACCTCTAGCGGATCAAAATCAAAATACAATGCAAATTTGTTGTAAAAACAATTTAGATCTGATGGAGGGAGATATGGGTAAAATCCGACAAATTTTTTATAATTTGCTCAGTAATGCCTTGAAATTTACCCAAAAGGGGAAAGTTACCCTGACATTAAACCGAGAACATAATGGCGACTTAGACTGGATTTGTTTTCAAGTGAGTGACACTGGAATTGGGATTTCCTTAGAACAACAGCAAACATTATTTCAAGCTTTTACCCAAGTGGATAATTCCTTTAGTCGTCAATATGGCGGAACCGGTTTAGGCTTAACGGTAACCCACCATTTCTGCAAAATGATGGGAGGACAAATTAAAGTGTCTAGCAAACTGGGAGTTGGTTCTACCTTTACGGTTTATCTGCCTACTTCCCTCCCCGGTCTATCGTAA
- a CDS encoding sugar transferase: MTANSQLIFGKGLRRGFTRRGVLPLADRVMPQPLSRQRLDEEFFKRSFDIVFSLSVLILFAPVYIILALLIALSSPGSVFYVQERVGKNRKLFGCIKFRTMVSNADEMLAQMMETHPHLREEFHNNFKLKHDPRITWIGRFLRVTSLDEFPQFWNVLMGDMSVVGPRPLVVEELHKYGRHMDKILTIKPGITGLWQVSGRNDIPYPRRVQMDLYYVNFKNFWTDLWIVIKTIGVVIFPKNNGAY; this comes from the coding sequence ATGACTGCCAATAGCCAACTCATCTTTGGTAAGGGACTTCGGCGTGGGTTCACAAGGCGGGGGGTTTTGCCCTTGGCCGATCGGGTGATGCCTCAACCCCTGTCTCGACAGCGTTTAGACGAGGAGTTTTTTAAGAGATCTTTTGATATTGTCTTTTCCCTGTCTGTTCTGATTTTGTTTGCTCCGGTTTACATAATTTTGGCTCTGCTGATTGCGTTAAGCTCACCAGGGTCAGTTTTTTATGTCCAAGAGCGAGTGGGGAAAAACCGGAAATTGTTCGGTTGTATTAAATTCAGAACGATGGTGAGTAATGCCGATGAAATGTTAGCGCAAATGATGGAAACCCATCCCCATTTGCGGGAAGAATTTCACAATAATTTCAAACTCAAACATGATCCTAGAATTACTTGGATAGGTCGGTTTTTACGGGTGACAAGTTTAGATGAATTTCCCCAATTTTGGAATGTTTTAATGGGGGATATGAGTGTAGTTGGCCCTAGACCTTTAGTGGTTGAAGAACTACATAAATATGGTCGTCACATGGATAAAATTTTGACCATCAAACCCGGAATTACTGGACTATGGCAAGTTTCAGGACGCAATGATATTCCCTATCCTCGTCGTGTTCAGATGGATTTATACTATGTCAACTTTAAGAATTTCTGGACGGATTTATGGATAGTCATCAAAACCATTGGTGTTGTGATTTTTCCTAAAAATAATGGAGCTTATTAG